The proteins below come from a single Eucalyptus grandis isolate ANBG69807.140 chromosome 3, ASM1654582v1, whole genome shotgun sequence genomic window:
- the LOC104436176 gene encoding calcium uptake protein, mitochondrial produces the protein MTLVQLELLLLRIRRCTMFSRVPLRSSLRFIHQVLENQRLRSYSSYRKWQSGDARNGETLLGNHAGSFVSSGVLIAGSCIGFCYWVSSSSETSPLLSFANCPKETWPSSDDLQASTRGKKSNFLVGDAYRRRIFFNYERRIRLQSPPEKVFDYFSSVRRPSGEVLMTPADLMRAVVPVFPPSESDRVREGYLRGERIPGDLYCPPSKFFMLFDMNNDGLISFPEYIFFVTLLSIPESSFEVAFKMFDLDNNGEIDQEEFRKVMALMRSQSRQGTQHRDGKRVGLKVKDSVEEGGLLEYFFGKDGQEKLKHGRFVQFLKDLHDEILRLEFSHYDTRSVGTISAKDFALSLVASADMCHLNKLLDRVDEIDGEPSLRDLRISFQEFKDFAELRKMLQSFSLAIFSYGKVKGLLTKRDFQRAASQVCGISITSNVVDIIFHLFDANRDGNLSSKEFIRAVQRCESNGAQAERPVSRV, from the exons ATGACACTTGTACAGCTAG AGCTCTTGCTATTGAGGATTCGCCGCTGTACTATGTTTTCTCGGGTGCCATTGAGGAGCTCATTGCGGTTCATTCACCAAGTCCTAGAAAATCAACGGCTGAGGAGCTATTCTTCCTATAGGAAATGGCAATCTGGTGATGCAAGGAATGGAGAGACATTGCTGGGAAATCATGCAGGGTCATTCGTTTCTTCAGGAGTTTTGATTGCCGGGTCATGCATTGGGTTTTGCTATTGGGTTTCAAGTTCCTCAGAGACTAGCCCTCTTTTGTCTTTCGCGAATTGTCCCAAAGAGACATGGCCTTCCAGCGACGATCTCCAAGCTTCaacaagaggaaagaaaagcaaCTTCCTCGTTGGAG ATGCATACAGAAGAAGAATCTTCTTTAATTATGAGAGGCGGATCCGGTTGCAGAGCCCCCCTGAAAAG GTTTTTGATTACTTTTCATCAGTCCGGAGGCCTTCAGGAGAGGTTCTCATGACACCAGCGGACTTGATGCGAGCAGTTGTGCCGGTGTTTCCTCCATCCGAATCGGATCGTGTTAGAGAGGGATATTTGAGAGGAGAGAGGATCCCTGGCGACTTATATTGTCCTCCttcgaaattttttatgctCTTCGACATGAACAATGATGGACTTATTTCATTTCCAGA GTACATCTTTTTCGTCACACTGCTCAGTATCCCCGAGTCGAGTTTTGAGGTGGCATTCAAAATGTTTGATCTGGACAACAATGG CGAAATAGACCAGGAAGAATTCAGGAAGGTGATGGCTCTAATGCGATCCCAAAGCAGACAAGGGACTCAGCACAGGGACGGCAAGAGAGTGGGGCTAAAAGTCAAGGATTCGGTGGAGGAAGGCGGTCTGCTGGAGTACTTCTTCGGCAAGGACGGCCAGGAAAAGCTAAAACATGGACGATTTGTCCAGTTTCTGAAAGACTTGCATGACGAA ATCTTGCGTTTAGAGTTTTCACATTACGACACTAGATCAGTGGGGACGATATCAGCAAAAGATTTCGCCTTGTCCTTGGTTGCATCCGCTGACATGTGCCACTTAAACAAGTTGCTTGACCGAGTAGATGAAATAGACGGGGAACCGTCACTCAGGGACCTGAGGATCTCCTTCCAGGAATTCAAGGATTTCGCAGAGCTACGTAAAATGTTGCAGTCATTTTCGCTTGCCATTTTCAGTTATGGGAAAGTAAAAGGACTGCTCACCAAAAGGGATTTCCAGAGGGCGGCTTCCCAG GTGTGTGGCATTTCCATTACAAGCAACGTGGTGGACATAATATTCCACTTGTTCGATGCTAACCGCGATGGAAATTTAAGCTCGAAGGAGTTTATTCGAGCGGTACAAAGATGCGAAAGCAATGGAGCGCAGGCAGAGAGGCCGGTGTCAAGGGTCTGA
- the LOC104438880 gene encoding uncharacterized protein LOC104438880, whose product MDWFSWLSKGSLDPSLIYEYGRVFALNQLQEEDISYFDHEFLQSMGISVAKHRLEILKLAKKELGGPRPISGLIMAFNRTKRSVGNYISKLVSHDQDKDVKASPEPSRYKEQWRGALLSRKHRSEKEMKQKTIVCQDRRSMTLSGPLDGRVQDKYMMAHKSQQFSGPLDTRAHQKPVFALPRCPSPKFSSGPLDARSMRRCCTR is encoded by the coding sequence ATGGACTGGTTCTCCTGGCTATCCAAGGGCAGCCTTGACCCGTCCCTCATCTATGAGTACGGCCGTGTGTTTGCGCTCAACCAGCTCCAGGAAGAGGATATCAGCTACTTCGACCATGAGTTCCTCCAGAGCATGGGCATATCTGTGGCCAAGCACAGGCTGGAGATTCTCAAGCTTGCCAAGAAGGAGCTTGGAGGGCCTAGACCAATCTCTGGCCTCATCATGGCATTCAACAGGACCAAGAGGTCTGTCGGTAACTACATCAGCAAGCTTGTTTCCCATGATCAAGATAAGGATGTGAAGGCCTCACCAGAGCCCAGCAGGTACAAAGAGCAGTGGAGAGGTGCATTGCTGTCAAGGAAGCACAGGAGTGAGAAGGAGATGAAGCAAAAGACAATTGTGTGCCAAGACAGGAGAAGCATGACACTGTCTGGTCCTTTGGATGGAAGGGTGCAGGACAAGTATATGATGGCCCATAAGAGCCAGCAGTTTTCTGGACCCTTGGACACCAGGGCCCACCAGAAGCCGGTGTTCGCGCTGCCGAGGTGCCCGAGCCCGAAGTTTTCGTCCGGGCCTCTTGATGCAAGGTCGATGAGAAGGTGTTGTACCCGATGA